A genomic window from Nematostella vectensis chromosome 9, jaNemVect1.1, whole genome shotgun sequence includes:
- the LOC5511001 gene encoding hormone-sensitive lipase, with amino-acid sequence MASDPGNQTVCVCPPGEREDFDSFPVLLLHLKRIVADNAEYFSKYAHKAVYKRFHESFKQILDSIGSMEELSTYLAQRVTLFDFSPEIKGNGYRSLLRITEHGIRVVTEISYYCLTHREKFYFRTHHYCLEVEAYTSLFLRVRDLLQYSKTCMAESKLGDLFPTSIDSQVMIEAEQMDRECFYGRTLGFQYMPSLRQFLHMVCVLMASFAEGFDRHKTSPIALMTASVLHTGKYTVNPEMRAKKIIKLTEKTNMDFCQAFWGITEGYGIQHFPLLVCPALKVNRVFHIPSQPFELASPDGELISIVPPCSWSGLAPTQVRLMSYEWRDGQSRDGSKEEGSVSKLKPRAKGLILHIHGGGFVAQSSKSHEVYLRMWARDLNVPILSVDYSLAPDNPFPRALEECFFAYAWALKNPDKLGTTLEYVCVAGDSAGGNLSVALCMRAAEYGIRRPDSVLAAYAPFNVQYIPSPSRLLSLMDPLLPTGILEACLKAYAGLGKSPFEECIKTPFVPLIERKVTAPVDIHANNVKAESFLDRLRSRVRSPEESPSVESPTVANGDCGEHGSLLLANGDCEGAESFHSCQSSPSKAEIQHRHSTCGCAHGESGYGCENGQCESKGSSVPEDNEDKTEASKSNGNNNSRGDIGDDLSNEGVDIESTCSFPQRPGHLNLNINDRSDHYEVTPHASGHIGVQYRRGSDDCIVVNVVESPTGEDIVEPYLRIGTPPDEEDEDGDTLSPQNEGVTLRRGTKTPRPRSMSQVPLPIAKNPYMSPLLAPDNMLRTLPPVDLVACTLDPILDDSIEFARRLRSLGKPVELYILDDLPHGFLNFNLLAQEAKEGCDLCAACLKRTLMGKRKPDTTDRPPVY; translated from the exons ATGGCGTCAGATCCTGGAAACCAAACGGTGTGCGTTTGTCCTCCCGGAGAAAGGGAAGATTTCGACTCTTTTCCCGTGTTGTTATTGCATCTAAAAAGGATAGTCGCAGACAATGCCGAATATTTTAGTAAATACGCTCATAAAGCTGTCTATAAGAGGTTTCATGAGTCTTTTAAGCAAATTTTAGATTCTATTGGATCAATGGAAGAATTGTCGACCTATCTCGCTCAGAGAGTAACCCTCTTCGACTTCAGCCCCGAAATCAAAGGCAACGGCTACAGGAGTTTATTACGAATAACGGAGCATGGAATTCGAGTGGTTACAGAAATCAGTTACTATTGCCTTACACACCGAGAAAAGTTTTACTTTAGAACTCATCACTACTGTTTAGAAGTTGAAGCATATACCTCGCTATTTTTGAGAGTGAGGGACCTCCTTCAGTATTCCAAGACTTGTATGGCAGAAAGCAAGCTAGGCGACTTATTCCCGACTTCAATTGACTCGCAAGTTATGATAGAAGCCGAGCAAATGGATAGAGAATGCTTCTACGGACGTACGCTCGGGTTTCAG TACATGCCATCATTACGACAGTTCCTTCACATGGTTTGTGTGCTCATGGCATCCTTTGCTGAGGGCTTTGACCGTCATAAGACCAGTCCAATAGCCCTCATGACGGCATCTGTCCTACACACTGGCAAGTACACCGTCAACCCAGAGATGAGGGCCAAGAAGATCATAAAATTGACCGAAAAGACAAATATGGACTTTTGCCAGGCATTCTGGGGAATAACAGAGGGCTATGGGATTCAG CATTTTCCACTGCTTGTGTGCCCCGCCCTTAAGGTGAACAGGGTTTTCCACATCCCGTCTCAGCCATTTGAGCTTGCATCTCCTGATGGGGAGTTGATCTCTATCGTACCTCCATGCTCCTGGTCAGGGCTGGCCCCCACCCAGGTCCGACTGATGTCATATGAATGGAGGGATGGCCAG agTCGTGATGGCAGTAAAGAAGAGGGCTCGGTGTCCAAACTCAAGCCTCGTGCTAAAGGTTTGATTCTGCACATTCACGGGGGAGGATTTGTGGCCCAGTCTTCCAAGTCACATGAG GTCTATCTACGCATGTGGGCACGTGACCTCAATGTACCAATCCTGTCCGTGGATTACTCACTAGCCCCTGATAACCCGTTCCCCCGGGCGCTAGAGGAGTGCTTCTTTGCATACGCGTGGGCGCTGAAGAACCCCGACAAGTTGGGCACCACCCTGGAGTACGTGTGTGTGGCGGGAGACTCGGCAG gtgGTAACCTCAGCGTCGCCCTGTGTATGCGCGCGGCGGAGTATGGGATACGTCGACCGGACTCGGTCCTCGCAGCATACGCTCCATTCAATGTACAGTACATCCCGTCCCCTTCCCGCTTACTTAGCTTGATGGACCCCCTGCTTCCGACAGGCATATTAGAAGCATGTCTGAAAGCCTACGCTGGCCTTGGAAAATCCCCCTTTGAAGAGTGTATCAAAACACCCTTTGTGCCACTGATCGAGAGGAAGGTAACTGCACCCGTGGATATACATGCGAACAATGTGAAAGCGGAGTCGTTTCTGGATAGACTCAGGTCGAGAGTGAGAAGCCCAGAAGAAAGTCCATCAGTCGAGAGCCCCACTGTAGCAAATGGTGACTGTGGTGAGCACGGGAGCCTTCTTTTGGCAAATGGTGACTGCGAGGGGGCTGAGAGCTTTCATAGTTGTCAAAGCTCTCCGTCAAAAGCTGAAATTCAACATAGACATTCCACGTGTGGATGCGCCCATGGGGAATCAGGATATGGCTGTGAAAATGGTCAATGTGAGTCGAAGGGTTCATCTGTTCCTGAGGATAACGAAGATAAAACGGAGGCAAGTAAATCCAACGGGAACAACAATTCAAGAGGAGATATCGGTGATGATTTATCGAATGAAGGGGTCGATATTGAGAGCACTTGCAGCTTTCCTCAACGCCCAGGACACTTGAATCTTAACATCAATGATAGAAGTGACCATTACGAAGTGACCCCTCATGCCTCGGGCCACATAGGCGTGCAGTACAGGCGTGGCAGCGATGACTGTATAGTGGTCAACGTGGTCGAATCCCCGACAGGAGAAGACATAGTCGAACCGTACTTACGCATTGGTACCCCTCCCGACGAGGAGGATGAGGACGGCGATACCCTTTCACCCCAGAACGAGGGGGTTACTCTAAGGCGTGGCACGAAGACACCTAGGCCGAGGTCAATGTCACAGGTGCCGCTACCCATCGCTAAGAACCCGTACATGTCACCACTGTTGGCGCCTGATAACATGCTTAGAACTCTGCCGCCCGTAGATCTCGTG GCGTGCACGCTGGATCCTATTCTAGACGACTCCATCGAGTTCGCCCGTCGCCTGCGTTCGcttgggaagcctgtggagTTATACATCCTAGATGATCTACCGCACGGCTTTCTCAACTTCAATCTGCTCGCACAGGAGGCCAAGGAAGGATGTGACCTGTGTGCAGCTTGCCTTAAGAGAACGCTTATGGGAAAACGGAAACCTGACACGACCGACCGACCCCCTGTCTATTAG
- the LOC5511017 gene encoding NADH-ubiquinone oxidoreductase 49 kDa subunit, giving the protein MAAASSCIRHLGRLLTANPALRRIPTVTSIRCLRRLPDSEIHKDIQPMKLPGRLAEMTGTVMYPDENSAKWDIDEPIPEKGVTNMTINFGPQHPAAHGVLRLVLELDGEVVVRADPHIGLLHRGTEKLIEYKTYLQALPYFDRLDYVSMMTNEQAYSLAVEKLLNIDIPERAKWIRVLFGEITRLLNHIMGVTTHALDVGAMTPFFWMFEEREKLMEFYERVSGARMHAAYVRPGGVSQDMPLGLMDDIYQFIQTFPQRLDDVEEMLTNNRIWKQRTVDIGVVSVEDALNYGFSGVMLRGSGIKWDLRKAQPYDRYDQVEFDVPIGKNGDCYDRYLCRMEEMRESLKIILQCLNKMPPGEIKVDDAKISPPKRSEMKDSMESLIHHFKLYTEGYQVPPGGTYTAIEAPKGEFGVYLVADGTSKPYRCKIKAPGFAHLAGTDFITKGHMLADVVAVIGTLDVVFGEVDR; this is encoded by the exons atggcggcggccTCTAGTTGTATCCGGCACCTTGGCCGCCTTCTCACGGCGAATCCAGCTCTAAGGCGGATTCCAACAGTCACCAGTATAAG ATGTCTTCGTCGTCTGCCGGATAGTGAGATTCACAAGGACATTCAGCCCATGAAACTACCGGGAAGGCTCGCGGAAATGACGGGAACTGTGATGTACCCCGACGAAAACTCCGCCAAGTGGGACATTGATG AGCCTATCCCTGAGAAAGGCGTCACCAACATGACCATCAACTTTGGCCCCCAACACCCTGCTGCTCATGGAGTGTTACGTCTGGTCCTGGAATTGGATGGTGAGGTGGTGGTGAGGGCTGACCCGCACATCGGACTGTTGCATCGGGGGACAGAGAAGCTGATTGAATACAAGACTTACCTGCAG GCATTGCCATATTTTGATCGTCTGGACTATGTTTCTATGATGACAAATGAGCAAGCCTACTCTCTTGCCGTGGAAAAGCTTCTCAACATCGATATCCCTGAAAGAGCGAAGTGGATCAGAG TGTTGTTTGGTGAGATCACACGCCTGCTTAACCATATTATGGGAGTAACTACTCATGCCTTGGATGTGGGAGCTATGACTCCATTTTTCTGGATGTTTGAAGAGAGAGAGAAG TTGATGGAGTTTTATGAGAGAGTTTCAGGAGCCCGCATGCATGCCGCTTACGTTAGGCCAGGCGGCGTGTCCCAG GATATGCCTCTTGGTTTGATGGATGACATTTACCAGTTTATTCAGACATTTCCACAAAGACTTGATGATGTTGAGGAG ATGTTGACCAACAACAGAATCTGGAAGCAGAGGACGGTAGATATTGGTGTGGTGTCAGTAGAGGACGCCCTTAACTATGGATTCAG TGGTGTGATGCTGAGGGGTTCAGGGATTAAATGGGATCTCCGCAAGGCTCAGCCGTACGACCGCTATGACCAAGTGGAGTTTGACGTCCCTATTGGCAAGAATGGAGACTGCTATGACAG ATATCTTTGCCGAATGGAAGAAATGAGAGAAAGTCTGAAGATCATCTTACAG TGCTTGAATAAAATGCCTCCTGGAGAAATCAAAGTGGATGATGCCAAGATCTCACCCCCAAAGAGAAGTGAGATGAAG GATTCCATGGAGTCTCTTATCCATCATTTTAAGTTGTACACTGAAGGCTACCAAGTGCCCCCTGGTGGGACGTACACTGCCATAGAGGCACCTAAG GGGGAGTTTGGTGTGTACCTAGTTGCAGACGGCACCAGCAAGCCATACCGGTGCAAGATCAAGGCTCCAGGATTTGCTCATTTG GCTGGAACAGATTTCATCACCAAGGGGCACATGTTAGCTGATGTAGTGGCTGTTATTG gtACCCTTGACGTGGTGTTCGGGGAGGTTGACCGCTGA
- the LOC5511003 gene encoding beta-1 adrenergic receptor yields MDNTTDTVPPKSSIFHVCYLCFLILAIIIGNSLVLVLIRLNRRLHSPTFYFLGNLSFAELLIGVGFVPLYTAAVLEGRWRFGKTMCRAHAFVVTSSVNASLITLCVVSVDRFLDIRDPLRYFGRMTKRRSAMIIFCIWAHSLFWAAMPLVDWGEISFDNNTKTCRPDFAASGISNRVYAALLVVFGFAIPSLVTGYCHIKIYQMAKEQTRKIAKISVRKDFTSGHVQEDIVLTFHPRRERKAHKTILIIIGAFVVCWLPYSIGTSWKLATGHALELYWFANVGLTLALTNSSLNPLIYTLRDRRVRMGFMKLVCGERYRKKLSGKFLAVEL; encoded by the exons ATGGATAACACAACAGATACGGTGCCTCCAAAATCTTCCATATTCCATGTCTGCTACCTCTGCTTCCTTATTCTCGCCATCATCATCGGAAATAGCCTGGTCCTTGTTTTAATTCGTTTGAATCGACGACTTCATTCGCCAACTTTCTACTTTCTTGGAAATCTTAGCTTTGCCGAGTTGCTAATCGGCGTGGGTTTTGTACCACTCTATACTGCAGCTGTATTAGAAGGAAGATGGAGGTTCGGAAAGACTATGTGCAGAGCCCATGCGTTTGTTGTGACGAGCAGTGTGAACGCTTCGCTGATCACTCTTTGTGTTGTAAGTGTGGATAGGTTTTTGGATATAAGAGACCCACTCAG gTACTTTGGGCGCATGACAAAGAGAAGATCGGCCATGATTATTTTCTGTATTTGGGCTCACTCATTATTTTGGGCTGCAATGCCGCTTGTGGACTGGGGCGAAATCTCGTTCGACAACAACACGAAAACTTGTCGGCCGGACTTCGCAGCTTCGGGAATCTCGAACCGAGTTTACGCAGCTTTACTTGTCGTGTTCGGGTTTGCAATTCCCTCCTTAGTGACCGGATACTGTCACATAAAGATATACCAAATGGCCAAAGAACAGACGAGAAAAATCGCTAAGATTTCAGTTAGGAAAGATTTCACTTCAGGTCATGTTCAGGAAGATATCGTCCTTACGTTCCATCCGAGGAGAGAGCGTAAAGCGCACAAAACAATCTTGATAATCATTGGTGCGTTTGTTGTTTGTTGGCTTCCTTACAGCATTGGAACATCATGGAAACTGGCGACGGGACATGCATTGGAATTGTATTGGTTTGCCAATGTTGGACTAACATTGGCGCTTACCAATAGTTCGTTGAATCCGCTGATCTACACTCTCCGTGATCGCAGGGTCAGAATGGGATTCATGAAGCTTGTATGTGGCGAGAGATATCGTAAGAAACTTAGCGGGAAGTTTCTCGCAGTCGAGCTATAA
- the LOC5511018 gene encoding beta-2 adrenergic receptor, whose amino-acid sequence MASTGVSSANVSIEDHSLHTEGSFLHVFHVACLLLIFVTAIIGNSLVIHVIKLDSRLHMPTFYFLVNLCAADIFTAVAYIPFYVVSVIQHSWVFGEEFCQIHAFLISLGFNASLITLSLVSFDRYLAITSPLKYPLKMTGRRMRWLLVLSWVHSIIWAAFPLVNWGEYMSDPHTHTCRPNWSAAGLISKSYVICMACFVFAIPVLVMIFCYAKIFTAARVQVRKIVKDSISQSVASLNTDAEQSISGLGETRRHQDMRAHKTILIIIVVFLMCWVAYVIVALTRLFKKDPMGSLRFTNTGLTLALMSCSVNPLIFSSRDRRFKRGFRKFFRDCLLKCRQ is encoded by the exons ATGGCTAGCACAGGAGTCTCTAGTGCGAACGTCTCGATTGAGGACCACAGTCTCCACACAGAAGGTTCTTTCCTCCATGTATTCCATGTCGCGTGTTTGCTCTTAATATTTGTGACTGCAATAATTGGGAATTCCCTCGTTATTCACGTGATAAAACTAGACTCTCGCCTCCACATGCCGACTTTTTACTTTCTCGTGAACCTATGCGCTGCGGACATCTTCACCGCGGTGGCTTATATCCCGTTTTACGTCGTCTCAGTGATACAGCACTCGTGGGTTTTCGGGGAGGAGTTCTGCCAGATTCACGCTTTTCTCATCAGTTTAGGATTCAACGCGTCGCTGATAACATTAAGTTTGGTCAGCTTTGATCGATACCTTGCGATCACTTCGCCTTTAAA ATATCCGCTAAAAATGACGGGAAGGCGCATGCGCTGGTTACTAGTCCTCAGCTGGGTTCACTCGATTATCTGGGCGGCGTTCCCGCTGGTAAACTGGGGCGAGTACATGAGCGATCCTCACACGCACACCTGTCGTCCTAACTGGTCAGCGGCAGGCCTCATTAGCAAGTCTTACGTCATTTGCATGGCATGTTTCGTGTTCGCCATTCCAGTACTAGTTATGATTTTCTGTTACGCCAAGATCTTTACTGCAGCTAGGGTTCAAGTCCGAAAAATTGTCaaggattccatatctcaatCTGTGGCCTCTCTAAACACCGACGCTGAGCAGTCAATTTCCGGTTTAGGGGAAACCCGCAGACATCAGGATATGCGGGCTCATAAGACGATCCTTATTATCATAGTAGTGTTTTTGATGTGCTGGGTAGCCTATGTTATTGTAGCGCTAACAAGACTGTTTAAAAAAGACCCAATGGGCTCCCTGCGCTTTACGAACACAGGGCTGACGCTAGCGCTCATGAGCTGTAGCGTAAACCCGCTGATTTTCTCTTCGAGAGATCGCAGATTCAAGCGAGGGTTTAGAAAGTTTTTTCGGGATTGTCTTCTGAAATGCAGGCAATGA
- the LOC5511004 gene encoding prenylated Rab acceptor protein 1: protein MADSEEITGVIETPKDMAAPITKSTQFQLAKEWFSRQRQSLKPWGEFVNTGKFSKPKSAAELGRRVMKNLEVYQSNYTLVVLLLTVYCVVTTPLLLVAISVAGGGCWYLTYKMEGKKIKMFGREFSVIEQYGIIALLCLPLLFLASAGSAVFWIIGASVFIILLHASFLDTSSPDSNVFELEMEPV, encoded by the exons ATGGCGGATTCGGAAGAAATAACCGGCGTAATCGAAACTCCCAAAGATATGGCGGCCCCGATCACAAAATCAACACAATTTCAGTTAGCCAAAGAGTGGTTTAGTAGACAAAGACAGTCTCTAAAACCATGGGGAGAGTTTGTAAACACGGGGAAGTTCTCCAAACCGAAAAGCGCCGCCGAGTTGGGGAGAAGGGTTATGAAGAATCTGGAAGTGTATCAGAGTAACTACACATTAGTTGTTCTTCTACTGACGGTGTATTGTGT TGTAACAACCCCGTTACTACTTGTTGCGATATCAGTGGCTGGTGGTGGGTGTTGGTACCTTACATACAAAATGGAGGGGAAGAAAATCAAGATGTTTG GTCGTGAGTTTTCTGTCATAGAACAGTATGGAATTATTGCTCTTTTGTGTCTTCCCCTGCTCTTCCTGGCATCGGCAGGATCCGCTGTTTTTTGGATCATAG gcGCATCAGTGTTCATCATCTTGCTTCATGCTTCCTTCCTGGATACCTCATCGCCAGACTCAAATGTGTTTGAGCTTGAAATGGAACCTGTCTAA